A DNA window from Chloroflexota bacterium contains the following coding sequences:
- a CDS encoding YebC/PmpR family DNA-binding transcriptional regulator: MSGHSKWHSIRHQKGITDARRGQLFTKSTREIIIAVREGGSNPEANFRLRLAVQKARDNNMPMDNIERSIKKGSGELGGTFLTELVLEGYGPSGIAILVEALTDNRNRTIQDVRSTFSKHGGSLGENGCVSWIFDAKGLITVRTDGLDADDLALNAIDAGADDVQIESGYVEIYTMPEDLETVRSALETKKIPIASAELFKVPKTMVQLDDKAAMQTMKLLEKLEELDEVQHVSSNADFPDAVLEQYQLQASG, from the coding sequence ATGTCAGGTCATTCAAAGTGGCATTCCATCAGGCACCAGAAGGGCATTACCGATGCCCGTCGTGGTCAGCTTTTTACCAAATCAACCCGTGAGATTATAATTGCGGTGCGTGAAGGCGGCAGCAACCCGGAGGCCAACTTCCGCCTGCGACTTGCCGTCCAGAAGGCCCGCGACAACAACATGCCCATGGACAATATCGAGCGGTCCATCAAGAAGGGCAGCGGTGAGCTGGGAGGCACGTTTTTGACCGAGCTGGTCCTGGAAGGCTATGGCCCGAGCGGTATCGCCATCCTTGTGGAAGCGCTCACCGATAACCGTAACCGGACGATACAGGATGTGCGCAGCACCTTTTCCAAACATGGCGGCAGTCTCGGAGAGAACGGCTGCGTGTCCTGGATATTTGATGCCAAAGGACTGATTACCGTCAGGACCGATGGCCTTGATGCCGACGACCTGGCCCTGAACGCCATTGATGCCGGCGCCGACGACGTGCAGATAGAGAGCGGCTACGTGGAAATCTACACCATGCCCGAAGACCTTGAGACGGTCAGGTCGGCACTGGAAACGAAGAAAATACCCATCGCCTCGGCGGAACTGTTCAAGGTGCCCAAGACGATGGTCCAGCTTGATGATAAGGCCGCCATGCAGACCATGAAGCTACTGGAAAAGCTGGAGGAACTGGACGAGGTGCAGCACGTGTCCAGCAATGCCGACTTCCCCGATGCGGTTCTGGAGCAGTACCAGCTGCAGGCTTCCGGTTGA
- the ruvC gene encoding crossover junction endodeoxyribonuclease RuvC yields the protein MRVLGIDPGTVTMGYGVVESNNDDLSMVDCGALVTSERSPIGERLCYLYRQLLCIIENYHPDMVAVEQPFVAINARSALAIGKAQAIALLAAATQDIPAYEYTPARIKQSVANYGASSKAQVQEMVRLQLNLKEVPQPDDAADALAVAICHLREIHLSELLARQEKKQ from the coding sequence ATGAGAGTGTTAGGTATCGACCCGGGCACAGTCACCATGGGCTACGGAGTTGTAGAGAGCAATAACGATGACTTAAGCATGGTCGACTGCGGCGCACTGGTTACTTCGGAGCGCTCCCCTATCGGGGAGCGTTTGTGTTATCTCTACCGCCAGCTTTTGTGCATCATCGAGAACTACCATCCTGATATGGTGGCCGTGGAGCAGCCGTTTGTCGCCATCAACGCTCGCTCGGCGCTGGCCATAGGCAAAGCCCAGGCGATTGCATTGCTTGCCGCCGCCACCCAGGACATTCCCGCCTACGAGTACACCCCGGCCCGGATAAAGCAGAGCGTCGCCAACTACGGCGCCAGCAGCAAGGCGCAGGTGCAGGAGATGGTCCGACTTCAGTTGAATTTAAAGGAAGTCCCACAGCCCGATGACGCCGCCGACGCTTTGGCGGTAGCCATCTGCCACCTGCGTGAGATACACCTGAGCGAGCTGCTCGCCAGACAGGAGAAGAAGCAATGA
- the ruvA gene encoding Holliday junction branch migration protein RuvA translates to MISSLHGKVESLGSNWAVVNVNGVGFQVFMPTSTLSAVGAVGKEVQLFTHLHLREDNVALYGFASAEELALFQLLISVNGLGPRLALTMLSGMSAEQLVIAIATGSVDLLTVIPGIGKKVATRIVLELKEKIGSGWISTPATLLAQENTDVLAALTSLGYSAPEAARAVATLPPASDLPLEEKIKLALQYFGK, encoded by the coding sequence ATGATATCCAGTTTACACGGGAAAGTAGAGTCTCTCGGCAGCAACTGGGCCGTGGTCAACGTAAACGGCGTCGGCTTTCAGGTCTTTATGCCCACCTCCACCCTGAGCGCCGTCGGTGCGGTTGGGAAAGAGGTGCAGCTTTTCACCCACCTCCACCTCCGCGAGGACAACGTTGCCCTCTACGGCTTCGCTTCTGCCGAAGAGCTTGCCCTCTTCCAGTTGCTCATCAGCGTCAACGGCCTCGGCCCGCGTCTGGCGCTGACGATGCTCTCGGGAATGAGCGCGGAGCAGCTGGTCATCGCCATCGCCACCGGCAGCGTTGATTTACTCACGGTGATTCCCGGCATCGGCAAGAAGGTTGCCACCCGCATCGTCCTTGAATTGAAGGAGAAAATCGGTTCCGGCTGGATAAGCACCCCCGCCACCCTGCTGGCCCAGGAGAACACCGATGTCCTTGCCGCCCTCACCTCCCTGGGCTACTCCGCCCCCGAAGCCGCCCGCGCTGTGGCCACTTTGCCCCCCGCCTCAGATTTACCTCTGGAGGAAAAAATCAAGCTGGCATTGCAGTATTTTGGGAAGTAA
- a CDS encoding GNAT family N-acetyltransferase — translation MLTVRRAALPDLDAITEIYNAAILKTVATFDTEPKTDAEQKSWFDGHGPRYPILVAEQDDLIVGWASLSMWADRCGYSDTAEASLYVREEHQGRGIGRKLMEAMVREGKKAGLHTVIARIVEGNEVSIHLAESAGFKHIGVMKEVGRKFGKLLDVYLMQLIYE, via the coding sequence ATGCTCACCGTAAGAAGGGCAGCCTTACCGGACCTGGATGCCATCACCGAAATCTATAATGCGGCGATTCTGAAAACGGTGGCCACGTTCGATACCGAGCCGAAGACCGACGCGGAACAGAAGAGCTGGTTTGACGGTCACGGTCCCAGATACCCGATACTGGTTGCCGAACAGGATGACCTCATCGTCGGGTGGGCGTCGCTCAGCATGTGGGCAGACCGCTGTGGCTATTCCGATACCGCCGAAGCTTCGCTCTATGTCAGGGAGGAACACCAAGGCAGGGGAATCGGGCGAAAGCTCATGGAAGCAATGGTCCGGGAAGGCAAAAAAGCAGGCCTCCACACCGTGATTGCCCGCATCGTGGAGGGCAACGAGGTGAGCATACATCTTGCCGAGTCAGCCGGTTTCAAGCACATTGGCGTCATGAAAGAGGTGGGCCGCAAATTCGGCAAACTCCTGGACGTATATCTGATGCAGTTGATTTATGAGTGA
- a CDS encoding FRG domain-containing protein, with the protein MDEIRLTSIDEFHQKIRGYNSRTDIYRGVRKKDYELIPKVGREDFKPITTRRAEERRMVRWFKERAIPYLEFSPHDEWEWLAIAQHHGLPTRLLDWTRNPLVAAYFAVENYYEGDSAIYVLKGKGVISVEKNPDPFKYDKVGKYVPRHISKRIIAQTGVFTIHPQPEKAFISDNIDKLIIPDVLRGELKRILNTYGINRSVLFPGLDGLTNHITWLRTRSIG; encoded by the coding sequence ATGGATGAAATACGTTTAACATCAATTGACGAATTTCATCAAAAAATAAGGGGCTATAATAGCCGCACTGATATTTATAGAGGTGTACGGAAAAAAGACTATGAATTAATTCCAAAAGTTGGAAGGGAAGATTTTAAACCCATCACTACACGCAGGGCAGAAGAACGACGTATGGTGAGATGGTTTAAGGAAAGAGCAATACCTTATTTGGAATTCTCTCCACATGATGAATGGGAGTGGCTAGCAATAGCGCAACATCATGGTTTGCCGACCAGACTATTAGATTGGACAAGAAATCCCTTAGTAGCCGCTTACTTTGCGGTAGAGAACTATTATGAGGGTGATAGTGCAATATACGTATTAAAAGGGAAAGGAGTCATTTCAGTAGAAAAAAATCCTGATCCATTTAAATACGATAAGGTTGGGAAATATGTTCCTCGCCACATTTCAAAACGCATAATTGCTCAAACAGGGGTATTTACAATTCATCCACAACCAGAGAAGGCTTTCATCTCTGATAATATAGATAAACTAATAATTCCTGATGTTTTACGTGGCGAATTAAAAAGGATCTTAAATACATATGGAATTAATCGATCGGTATTGTTTCCTGGTCTAGACGGCTTAACTAATCATATTACTTGGCTGAGAACCAGGTCTATTGGGTAA
- the uvrB gene encoding excinuclease ABC subunit UvrB, which produces MPDFEIFSDFKMTGDQPQAVDKLVDGLHSGFNRQTLLGVTGSGKTFTMANVIERVQRPTLVLCHNKTLAAQLASEFRDFFPNNAVEYFVSYYDYYQPEAYVPRTDTYIEKEIDINEEIDKLRHAATRALFERRDVLIVASVSCIYSLGEPEEYRSFVVSLKRGESYGRQKLLRKLVDMQYERNDIDFTRGRFRVRGDTLEIQPSYEELALRIEFFGDDIDRMVQIDPLTGELLAELDSVDIYPAKHFVTSHDKLILALETIKQELEERLSELKSQGKLLEAARLESRTNYDLEMLREAGYCHAVENYSRHLSQRAPGSPPWTLLNYFPDDYLLFIDESHMTLPQVRGMYHGDRSRKETLVEYGFRLPSALDNRPLNFQEFNERINQVVYVSATPADYEYEHSQQVAEQLVRPTGLLEPTVEVRPTKGQVDDLLDQIKSRVDKGERCLVTTLTKRMAEELSDYLIEMGTRTHYLHSEIDTLERVEILRNLRLGVYDVVVGINLLREGLDLPEVSLVAILDADKEGFLRSREALIQTMGRASRHIGGHVIMYADTTTGSMKAAMDETQRRRGIQEAFNREHGITPQGIRKAIRDITERVKVVAEARAPYTAEAPATKEDVARLIKELETQMKAAARGLEFEKAALLRDRIIELRREFDEVQVEIRK; this is translated from the coding sequence ATGCCAGATTTTGAAATTTTTTCCGATTTCAAGATGACCGGTGACCAGCCCCAGGCGGTGGATAAGCTGGTGGACGGCCTTCACAGTGGCTTCAACCGTCAGACGTTGCTCGGCGTTACCGGCAGTGGCAAGACCTTCACCATGGCCAATGTGATTGAACGGGTGCAGCGGCCTACTCTTGTCCTCTGCCACAACAAGACACTGGCGGCACAGCTTGCCAGCGAGTTCCGCGATTTCTTCCCCAACAATGCCGTGGAGTACTTTGTCAGTTACTATGATTACTACCAGCCGGAAGCCTATGTTCCGCGCACTGATACCTACATCGAGAAGGAAATAGATATCAACGAGGAGATTGACAAGCTGCGCCACGCTGCCACCAGAGCTCTCTTTGAGCGGCGCGACGTGCTCATCGTCGCCTCGGTGTCCTGCATCTACAGCCTCGGCGAGCCGGAGGAATACCGCAGCTTCGTGGTCAGTCTCAAACGGGGAGAGAGCTACGGTCGACAGAAGCTGCTCCGCAAGCTGGTGGACATGCAGTACGAGCGCAACGATATCGATTTCACCCGCGGCAGGTTCCGCGTCAGGGGCGACACTCTGGAAATACAGCCGTCCTACGAGGAGCTGGCACTGCGCATCGAGTTCTTTGGCGATGACATCGACCGCATGGTCCAGATAGACCCGCTTACCGGTGAATTGCTCGCCGAGCTCGATTCCGTTGACATCTACCCGGCCAAGCACTTCGTTACCTCGCATGACAAACTCATACTGGCCCTTGAAACCATAAAGCAGGAACTGGAAGAAAGGCTGTCCGAACTCAAATCGCAGGGCAAGCTGCTGGAAGCCGCCCGCCTGGAGTCGAGAACCAACTACGATTTAGAGATGCTCCGCGAGGCCGGCTACTGCCACGCCGTAGAAAACTATTCCCGCCACCTCTCCCAGCGGGCACCGGGCAGCCCACCCTGGACGCTGCTAAACTACTTCCCCGATGATTATCTGCTCTTTATCGATGAGTCCCACATGACCCTGCCCCAGGTGCGCGGCATGTATCACGGCGACCGCTCCCGCAAGGAAACGCTGGTGGAATACGGCTTCCGGTTGCCCTCGGCGCTGGACAACCGACCGCTCAACTTCCAGGAATTCAACGAGCGCATTAATCAGGTTGTCTACGTCTCCGCTACCCCCGCCGACTACGAATATGAGCACAGCCAGCAGGTTGCGGAACAGCTCGTCCGCCCCACCGGCCTGCTGGAACCGACGGTCGAGGTCAGGCCGACCAAAGGACAGGTTGATGACCTCCTCGACCAGATAAAGAGCAGAGTCGATAAAGGCGAGCGGTGCCTGGTAACCACGCTGACCAAACGTATGGCGGAAGAGCTCTCCGATTACCTCATTGAGATGGGCACCAGGACGCACTACCTCCACTCCGAAATCGACACGCTGGAGAGGGTGGAGATACTGCGCAACCTCCGCCTCGGCGTTTACGATGTTGTCGTAGGTATCAACCTGCTGCGCGAGGGACTTGACCTTCCCGAGGTCAGCCTGGTGGCCATCCTGGACGCGGATAAAGAAGGTTTTTTGAGGTCGAGGGAAGCATTAATTCAGACCATGGGGCGCGCGTCACGCCACATTGGCGGACACGTCATCATGTACGCCGATACCACCACCGGCTCCATGAAAGCCGCCATGGATGAGACGCAGCGCCGACGAGGTATTCAGGAAGCGTTCAACCGGGAGCACGGCATAACCCCGCAGGGTATCAGGAAAGCCATCCGGGATATCACGGAACGGGTGAAGGTGGTAGCGGAAGCACGTGCCCCGTATACTGCTGAAGCCCCGGCAACGAAGGAGGACGTGGCCCGACTTATCAAGGAACTGGAGACGCAGATGAAAGCCGCCGCCAGAGGCTTAGAGTTTGAAAAGGCAGCCCTGCTGCGCGACCGCATTATAGAATTGCGCCGGGAATTCGACGAAGTTCAGGTGGAAATCAGGAAATGA